A portion of the Microlunatus phosphovorus NM-1 genome contains these proteins:
- a CDS encoding type II toxin-antitoxin system Phd/YefM family antitoxin, whose protein sequence is MGTITMTEFNQRVSAIARRVIEQGETIRVTNRGRVVLRIVPEPPYEDSLAGLVDSGQAVAPSGPHRKRAGRAPVRLSRDLDALLDETRADAEL, encoded by the coding sequence ATGGGGACGATCACGATGACTGAGTTCAACCAGCGGGTGTCCGCGATAGCACGTCGCGTGATCGAACAGGGCGAGACCATCCGAGTGACGAACCGCGGACGGGTAGTGCTCCGGATCGTGCCGGAGCCGCCCTATGAAGACTCGCTCGCAGGTCTGGTCGACAGCGGCCAGGCTGTGGCCCCGAGCGGGCCGCACCGTAAGCGTGCGGGCCGTGCTCCGGTGCGTCTCTCGCGTGATCTCGACGCACTCCTCGATGAGACGCGAGCCGATGCCGAGCTCTGA
- a CDS encoding type II toxin-antitoxin system VapC family toxin, protein MRREPMPSSEPTERRIWYLDSSVALRVLLAHSVEAAEWFDERAFAGDAFASSRLLELELTRVFRRESLDVVEVADFVAELTLLTVDDALVAEAAAIVPHLRSLDALHLAGAQRIGVDAVTIVTHDLGMAKTAESLGFAVHDPVA, encoded by the coding sequence ATGAGACGCGAGCCGATGCCGAGCTCTGAGCCAACGGAGCGCCGAATCTGGTATCTCGACTCTTCCGTTGCCCTGCGAGTCCTTCTGGCACACAGCGTTGAGGCGGCTGAGTGGTTCGATGAGCGCGCGTTCGCGGGCGATGCCTTTGCATCTTCACGGTTGCTGGAGCTCGAGCTGACCCGCGTATTTCGGAGAGAATCACTCGACGTCGTAGAGGTCGCAGACTTCGTTGCCGAACTCACGCTCTTGACGGTGGACGATGCACTGGTCGCAGAAGCAGCAGCGATTGTGCCCCACCTGAGGTCGCTTGACGCCCTGCACCTGGCTGGTGCACAGCGAATCGGCGTGGACGCGGTCACCATCGTGACCCATGACCTGGGCATGGCAAAGACGGCCGAGAGCCTCGGATTCGCCGTACACGATCCCGTCGCCTAG
- a CDS encoding winged helix-turn-helix domain-containing protein, translating to MRSESSEETNTDDSDLDAAVFAVMLRRLIEADLNPDADPELTEQAFEDLLSSASAASSASAGDRLRSVLRTCGLINQVLVELACRPSLGRARSEVISTLSHAARAASVKRRRSPGADLVGLVQAYGSEVCRFADIEVDLGRGSVRRSGRGIQLTAAELRMLLCLLHTRDQVVVDQVLFEAAWPGQPLRAESVTTVINSLRRKLGDDSRTQNVIRTVWGRGYQLAAAVQLERRTRPQ from the coding sequence ATGAGGTCCGAGTCATCGGAAGAGACCAACACCGATGACTCGGACCTCGACGCGGCCGTCTTCGCCGTCATGCTGCGCCGACTGATCGAGGCCGACCTCAACCCTGATGCCGACCCGGAGTTGACCGAGCAGGCGTTCGAGGACTTGTTGTCGTCGGCCTCGGCCGCGTCGTCAGCTTCGGCGGGCGATCGACTGCGGTCGGTGCTGCGTACCTGTGGGTTGATCAACCAGGTGCTGGTCGAACTGGCGTGCCGCCCTTCGCTTGGCCGGGCCCGCTCGGAGGTGATCAGCACCCTCAGCCATGCCGCCCGAGCGGCCAGCGTCAAGCGTCGCCGGTCGCCTGGCGCGGATCTGGTCGGCCTCGTCCAGGCGTACGGCAGCGAGGTCTGCCGCTTCGCCGATATCGAGGTCGACCTGGGTCGTGGCTCCGTACGACGATCAGGTCGAGGGATCCAACTGACCGCAGCGGAACTGCGGATGCTCCTCTGTCTGCTGCACACTCGCGATCAGGTGGTGGTCGACCAGGTGCTCTTCGAAGCCGCTTGGCCCGGACAGCCGCTGCGGGCGGAGTCGGTCACCACCGTCATCAACAGCCTGCGCCGCAAGCTCGGCGACGACAGCAGGACACAGAACGTCATCCGTACCGTCTGGGGTCGCGGCTACCAACTCGCGGCGGCGGTTCAGTTGGAGCGTCGGACGCGGCCGCAGTGA